The Oryza glaberrima chromosome 9, OglaRS2, whole genome shotgun sequence genome includes a window with the following:
- the LOC127783936 gene encoding uncharacterized protein LOC127783936, with product MPEGGIPACFRGAPGGGGGGGGGGGVGVAGQSSGGVGTSLATSVYETRLGVAALSWSRAALGLSLRVVLRVAGGAGAGAWAAASSSAASDYGCYDEGAECYGGEEEEEEEATVAVRVRPWLLWRRRGSKRFRVRDRRVDLAWDLTRARFACPGSPEPSSGYFVAVVVDGEMALVAGDMAEEAYRKTKARRGPGPDAVLISRREHVSMRDAGHGRGHKTFVNVRGKEREISVDLVSRGHGKDRDKDKDKERDKADVGMSVTVDGERVLHIRRLRWKFRGTEKVDLGGGDGVQVSWDLHHWLFPNRDTVPADASAVTPPPQPAHAVFIFRFELADIAGDDRDSAEVKDEHLLENAGSGGGGGGAWAGYLGRWGRGDWSESSSNGENRRKRGQARRLAKASSSSSASVASSSASWASGSTVMDWASPEEAELQRGHGFSLLVYAWKC from the coding sequence ATGCCCGAGGGGGGGATACCGGCATGCTTCCGCGGCGCGCCGggagggggcggtggcggtggcggtggcggtggcgtgggcGTGGCGGGGCAGTCGTCGGGGGGCGTGGGGACTAGCCTGGCGACGTCGGTGTACGAGACGCGGCTCGGGGTTGCGGCGCTGTCGTGGTCGCGCGCGGCGCTCGGGCTCAGCCTCCGTGTCGTGCTCCGCGTGGcgggcggggcgggggcgggggcgtgggccgcggcgtcgtcctcggcggcgTCGGATTACGGGTGCTACGACGAGGGGGCGGAGTGCTacgggggggaggaggaggaggaggaggaggcgaccgtCGCGGTGCGGGTCCGGCCGTGGCTGCTGTGGCGGCGTCGCGGGTCGAAGCGGTTCCGCGTGCGGGACCGGCGGGTCGACCTGGCGTGGGACCTCACGCGCGCGCGGTTCGCCTGCCCAGGCTCGCCCGAACCGTCGTCGGGGTacttcgtcgccgtcgtggtcgaCGGCGAGATGGCGCTCGTCGCGGGCGACATGGCGGAGGAGGCGTACAGGAAGacgaaggcgcggcgcggccccGGCCCCGACGCCGTCCTCATCTCCCGGCGGGAGCACGTGTCGATGCGCGACGCGGGGCACGGCCGCGGCCACAAGACCTTCGTTAACGTCCGCGGCAAGGAACGGGAGATCTCGGTGGATCTCGTGTCGCGCGGCCACGGAAAGGACAGGGACAAGGACAAGGACAAGGAGAGGGACAAGGCCGACGTCGGCATGTCGGTCAccgtcgacggcgagcgcgTGCTCCACATCCGGCGCCTGCGCTGGAAGTTCCGCGGCACCGAGAAGgtcgacctcggcggcggcgacggcgtccagGTCTCCTGGGACCTCCACCACTGGCTCTTCCCCAACCGCGACACGGTCCCCGCCGACGCCTCCGCGGTCACCCCACCTCCCCAGCCCGCCCACGCCGTCTTCATCTTCCGCTTCGAGCtcgccgacatcgccggcgacgaccgcgacTCTGCCGAGGTCAAGGACGAGCACCTCCTCGAAAacgccgggagcggcggcggcggcggcggcgcgtgggcagGCTACCTCGGGAGGTGGGGGCGAGGGGACTGGAGCGAGAGCAGCAGCAACGGGGAGAACCGGAGGAAGAGGGGGCAAGCCCGGAGGCTGGCCAAGGCGAGCTCGTCGTCATCGGCGtcggtggcttcctcctccgcgTCGTGGGCGAGCGGCTCGACGGTGATGGACTGGGCGAGCCCCGAGGAGGCCGAGCTGCAGCGCGGCCATGGCTTCTCCCTCCTCGTCTACGCCTGGAAATGCTAG
- the LOC127785458 gene encoding endoribonuclease Dicer homolog 4-like isoform X3 — protein sequence MATPVNQDSITPVNTWEEDELELEEEEGLLCKRKRAKFSDSTVRQQQGIEAGAMDMVMEEAAALSLGVSASKEPVHVATGRVEQSNCGAKHANGTTDNEPARLRLHKICSATHWKEPSYDFEEQGPSHLKLFTCKVTIHVDTFTTTIVECISEPKRSKKAAQEHAAQGALWYLKIFGHAN from the exons ATGGCGACTCCCGTGAACCAGGATAGCATCACTCCGGTGAACACGTGGGAGGAGGATGAACTGGAGctggaagaagaggag GGTTTGTTATGCAAGCGCAAAAGGGCTAAGTTTTCAGATTCCACTGTCCGACAGCAACAGGGGATTGAAGCTGGAGCCATGGATATGGTgatggaggaggctgctgcTCTTTCACTCGGAGTTTCCGCTAGCAAGGAGCCTGTGCATGTGGCCACTGGTCGTGTCGAGCAGAGCAATTGTGGAGCAAAGCATGCCAATG GGACTACAGATAATGAACCAGCAAGGTTGAGACTGCATAAAATCTGCTCTGCAACTCACTGGAAGGAACCATCATATGACTTTGAAGAACAAGGGCCTTCCCATCTTAAACT GTTCACTTGCAAGGTGACTATCCATGTGGATACATTCACAACCACCATTGTGGAGTGCATCAGTGAACCTAAGCGTTCCAAGAAAGCTGCCCAGGAACATGCTGCTCAAGGTGCATTGTGGTACCTCAAGATCTTTGGACACGCCAATTAA
- the LOC127784988 gene encoding sugar transport protein 7, whose translation MAGGGVAALGVKKERAAEYKGRMTLAVGMACLVAAVGGAIFGYDIGISGGVTSMDPFLKKFFPVVFRKKNDDGQNNYCKYDNQGLSAFTSSLYLAGLVSSLAASPVTRNYGRRASIVCGGLSFLAGATLNAAAVNLVMLILGRILLGVGIGFGNQAVPLYLSEMAPAHLRGALNMMFQLATTLGIFTANMINYGTQHIRPWGWRLSLGLAAAPALLMTVGGLLLPETPNSLIERGRVEEGRRVLERIRGTADVDAEFTDMAEASELANSIEHPFRNILEPRNRPQLVMAVCMPAFQILTGINSILFYAPVLFQSMGFGGSASLYSSVLTGAVLFSSTIISISTVDRLGRRKLLISGGIQMIICQVIVAVILGVKFGTDKELTRSYSIAVVVVICLFVLAFGWSWGPLGWTVPSEIFPLETRSAGQSITVAVNLFFTFVIAQAFLSLLCALKFGIFLFFAGWITVMTVFVHVFLPETKGVPIEEMVLLWRKHWFWKKVMPDLPLEDGDSHHK comes from the exons atggcgggaggcggcgtggcggcgctgggGGTGAAGAAGGAGCGGGCGGCGGAGTACAAGGGCCGCATGACGCTCGCCGTCGGCATGGcctgcctcgtcgccgccgtcggcggcgccatCTTCGGCTACGACATCGGCATCTCCG GGGGAGTGACGTCCATGGATCCGTTCCTCAAGAAGTTCTTCCCGGTGGTGTTCCGGAAGAAGAACGACGACGGCCAGAACAACTACTGCAAGTACGACAACCAGGGCCTCTCGGCGTTCACCTCCTCCCTCTacctcgccggcctcgtctcCTCCCTTGCCGCCTCGCCGGTGACGAGGAACTACGGCCGCCGCGCCAGCATCGTCTGCGGCGGCCTCagcttcctcgccggcgccacgctcaacgccgccgccgtcaacctCGTCATGCTCATCCTCGGCCGCATCCTGCTCGGCGTCGGCATCGGCTTCGGCAACCAG GCCGTGCCGCTGTACCTGTCGGAGATGGCGCCGGCGCACCTCCGCGGCGCGCTGAACATGATGTTCCAGCTGGCGACGACGCTGGGCATCTTCACGGCGAACATGATCAACTACGGGACGCAGCACATCAGGCCGTGGGGGTGGCGGCTCTCGCTggggctcgcggcggcgccggcgctgctgATGACCGTCGGCGGGCTGCTCCTGCCGGAGACGCCCAACAGCCTGATCGAGCGCGGGCGCGTCGAGGAGGGCCGCCGCGTGCTGGAGCGCATCCGGGGCACCGCCGACGTGGACGCCGAGTTCACGGACATGGCGGAGGCGAGCGAGCTCGCCAACTCCATCGAGCACCCGTTCCGCAACATCCTGGAGCCGCGCAACCGGCCGCAGCTGGTGATGGCGGTGTGCATGCCGGCGTTCCAGATCCTGACGGGCATCAACTCCATCCTCTTCTACGCGCCCGTGCTGTTCCAGAGCATGGGCTTCGGCGGCAGCGCGTCGCTCTACTCCTCAGTCCTCACCGGCGCCgtcctcttctcctccaccatcatctccatctccaccgTCGACCGCCTCGGTCGCCGCAAGCTCCTCATCAGCGGCGGCATCCAAATGATCATCTGCCAG GTGATAGTGGCGGTGATCTTGGGGGTGAAGTTCGGGACGGACAAGGAGCTGACGAGGAGCTACTCGatcgcggtggtggtggtgatctGCCTGTTCGTGCTGGCGTTCGGGTGGTCGTGGGGGCCGCTGGGGTGGACGGTGCCGAGCGAGATCTTCCCGCTGGAGACGAGGTCGGCGGGGCAGAGCATCACGGTGGCGGTGAACCTCTTCTTCACCTTCGTCATCGCGCAGGCGTTCCTGTCTCTGCTCTGCGCGCTCAAGTTCggcatcttcctcttcttcgccGGGTGGATCACCGTCATGACCGTCTTCGTCCACGTCTTCCTGCCGGAGACCAAGGGCGTGCCCATCGAGGAGATGGTGCTCCTATGGAGGAAGCACTGGTTCTGGAAGAAGGTCATGCCCGACCTGCCGCTCGAGGACGGCGACAGTCATCACAAGTGA
- the LOC127785458 gene encoding endoribonuclease Dicer homolog 4-like isoform X1 — protein sequence MALFRVALLFGFSLLFSFTSLLGSNQCLNSSCFCKGLLCKRKRAKFSDSTVRQQQGIEAGAMDMVMEEAAALSLGVSASKEPVHVATGRVEQSNCGAKHANGTTDNEPARLRLHKICSATHWKEPSYDFEEQGPSHLKLFTCKVTIHVDTFTTTIVECISEPKRSKKAAQEHAAQGALWYLKIFGHAN from the exons ATGGCGTTGTTTAGAGTGGCATTGTtgtttgggttttctttattattttcttttacttcCTTATTAGGATCGAATCAGTGTCTAAATTCTTCCTGTTTCTGCAAGGGTTTGTTATGCAAGCGCAAAAGGGCTAAGTTTTCAGATTCCACTGTCCGACAGCAACAGGGGATTGAAGCTGGAGCCATGGATATGGTgatggaggaggctgctgcTCTTTCACTCGGAGTTTCCGCTAGCAAGGAGCCTGTGCATGTGGCCACTGGTCGTGTCGAGCAGAGCAATTGTGGAGCAAAGCATGCCAATG GGACTACAGATAATGAACCAGCAAGGTTGAGACTGCATAAAATCTGCTCTGCAACTCACTGGAAGGAACCATCATATGACTTTGAAGAACAAGGGCCTTCCCATCTTAAACT GTTCACTTGCAAGGTGACTATCCATGTGGATACATTCACAACCACCATTGTGGAGTGCATCAGTGAACCTAAGCGTTCCAAGAAAGCTGCCCAGGAACATGCTGCTCAAGGTGCATTGTGGTACCTCAAGATCTTTGGACACGCCAATTAA
- the LOC127785458 gene encoding uncharacterized protein LOC127785458 isoform X2, whose amino-acid sequence MALFRVALLFGFSLLFSFTSLLGSNQCLNSSCFCKGLLCKRKRAKFSDSTVRQQQGIEAGAMDMVMEEAAALSLGVSASKEPVHVATGRVEQSNCGAKHANGTTDNEPARLRLHKICSATHWKEPSYDFEEQGPSHLKLELECYLSESSGFFHYRLPLTLVHLQGDYPCGYIHNHHCGVHQ is encoded by the exons ATGGCGTTGTTTAGAGTGGCATTGTtgtttgggttttctttattattttcttttacttcCTTATTAGGATCGAATCAGTGTCTAAATTCTTCCTGTTTCTGCAAGGGTTTGTTATGCAAGCGCAAAAGGGCTAAGTTTTCAGATTCCACTGTCCGACAGCAACAGGGGATTGAAGCTGGAGCCATGGATATGGTgatggaggaggctgctgcTCTTTCACTCGGAGTTTCCGCTAGCAAGGAGCCTGTGCATGTGGCCACTGGTCGTGTCGAGCAGAGCAATTGTGGAGCAAAGCATGCCAATG GGACTACAGATAATGAACCAGCAAGGTTGAGACTGCATAAAATCTGCTCTGCAACTCACTGGAAGGAACCATCATATGACTTTGAAGAACAAGGGCCTTCCCATCTTAAACT TGAGCTCGAATGTTATCTATCAGAATCAAGTGGATTCTTTCATTATCGTTTACCTTTAACCCTT GTTCACTTGCAAGGTGACTATCCATGTGGATACATTCACAACCACCATTGTGGAGTGCATCAGTGA